GTACGCCTTCCAAAAGCACATGGCCACCGCAAAGCAAACCGATAAGTAGGCGGTCAATGAGATAGTGTTGGCCCACAATGACGCGCCCGATCTCTGTGCGTAGCGCATCAAGGAAAGCGCTGGTGTGTTCAATGTGGGTGTGAACGCGAGCCAGGTCAAAAGCGGACATTGAGCACAGCGTATAAACGTTTTGCGTCGTGTCTACCAAGTCTTGGGGTGCAGTTGGGTTCCCTTTAGAACAGTAGGGTTGCCGGGCAGCGTCCGAAATGGGTTTCGCAGCTTTGCTGCATGCGTTCAAGAAAGAGGGGTAACTGAAAAGGACGGCCGGCCACCAGCACACCATGACCGTAGCCGTTCATTGAAGCCCCAAAGATACCTTCCAGGCTCATAGATTCGGCCACGGAAACAATTAGATCGGCTTCAGCGCATGAAGCTTGCCAGTCGTGCCGTAAAGCGGCATGCGACATGAGCAGCAGCGTGCCTAGCATTTGCCAGTCTTGGTTCCGAATAGCAACCACCATGCGTTGCACCCGCTGGTTTTCAGTGACCAAATAGCGTACTACAGGACGAAGGCGATGAGGTAAGAGTGCTTGGGCCCGGGGCAGGTCGCGGTGGGCCAATTCTCGCAAGGAAGTGAGCTCCCGGAAGCCGCGGCGTCGCAGGATTTCAACCACGCGCTGGGCTAGTTCTTGTTGTTGAAGATGGAAGGCTGGGGGAGGCAGCAAGGTGCATCCTGCATCCACCATGAGCCACCGAAGGACCTCAGGAGCTGGGCCCTCTAGGGTGAGCAGTTCAAGCGTCTCAGTATCGATCAAGAGAAACATTCCTGGCTGGGCTGCAGGTGCGGCAGCACCCAAGAGATAAGCTACGCTAAACGGAGCGCCTAAGCAGGAAGACACCATCGAGGCTAAATGCCGCGGCTGGACGCTAAGCATAGGCTCCGCTGCCTGCAAGCAACGCAGCAATGCTATGCTCAGTGTGCTTAAATAAAGCTCTTGGCTGAACGCTGGTGCGCTGCTGTAGACCGCAATGTCCAGGGGCTGCTTCTGCGGGGTCAGTTGACGCAGGAGGGAAAAGATCAACACCACGTGAAGCGGCCAGTCGGGTGGGATGGGCTGGTCGACCCTGAGCGTCCATAGGGTTTGTTCTTGATGGAAAAGGAGGCGACTTTCGGGACCCGGGGCAGGGCATGCAGCTACGGCAACGCCTTGAGGGATAGAGAAAAGCAGTGCAAAACCGTTGAAGTAGTGCGTGTGGGCAGCTAAAAGTCCTGCAGCCCCATGGGCAAACCCTACGACAGCCTGATCGGTCTGCTCGGGTGCCAGATGGGCTAGCAATGTGCGGCTTTGTTGCTGGTGCGCTTCGGGCGTTGGTGGCACTTCATGCTGCCAACGCGTCATCGCTTCTCGATAGGCCCGCACAACAGGACTCTCCCCACCGTTCCACGTAAACGGTTCCATACCGCGTTCGTTCAGATCATCTGCTCAACATGCCCGTATAGAAGTAGCAACGGAGGGTTGCTTTGATAGGAATACGTTTAGTTTGGCATGGGGGTTCGGTTTAGCACAGCCGATCGCCTGGATGCAGCGTATATCCTCTTAAAAAAGCGTCGGCAGGTAGGGTGCGACGACCTTCCTGTTGGAGCTCCAAAATCTCTACGGCACCCTCGCCGCAAGCCACAATGAGCTGTCGATCTGCTTTGAGGACAGTGCCTGGAGCACCACTGCCTTCGGTTGGACGAGAGCGATACAGCTTAAGGAGCCGGCCCTCGTGCAGTGTCCAGGCACCAGGGTTAGGAGAAAGGCCTCGGATGTGGTTGTGGACCATAAGCGCCGGGCGGTCCCAAG
This Rhodothermus bifroesti DNA region includes the following protein-coding sequences:
- a CDS encoding galactokinase — translated: MEPFTWNGGESPVVRAYREAMTRWQHEVPPTPEAHQQQSRTLLAHLAPEQTDQAVVGFAHGAAGLLAAHTHYFNGFALLFSIPQGVAVAACPAPGPESRLLFHQEQTLWTLRVDQPIPPDWPLHVVLIFSLLRQLTPQKQPLDIAVYSSAPAFSQELYLSTLSIALLRCLQAAEPMLSVQPRHLASMVSSCLGAPFSVAYLLGAAAPAAQPGMFLLIDTETLELLTLEGPAPEVLRWLMVDAGCTLLPPPAFHLQQQELAQRVVEILRRRGFRELTSLRELAHRDLPRAQALLPHRLRPVVRYLVTENQRVQRMVVAIRNQDWQMLGTLLLMSHAALRHDWQASCAEADLIVSVAESMSLEGIFGASMNGYGHGVLVAGRPFQLPLFLERMQQSCETHFGRCPATLLF